The window TCTCATATGGCTGATATCGGGTATCACCACAGAGTAGCAAAAATTCGCCATAGCGGATCCGCACCGCACTTTTTCACGCTTTCCCCGGCTTTCAGACCATTGGACGGTGGAACTCAGGGCGGTTTTTCGGCATGCTGGATGCCGGTTTTCATTTTCCGCTCCGGCGGTTTACCACTGGCGTTGAGCCGGTGTTTGGTTGCAGAGAAGGTTTTGACTCCATGACGTTGACCATGTACGGCATCAAAAATTGTGACACCATCAAAAAAGCGCGCCGCTGGCTGGAAGAACAGGGCGTGGCCTATCAATTTCACGACTACCGCGCTGACGGGCTGGACGAACGGCTGCTGCGCGGTTTTGTCGAGCGCCTGGGCTGGGAGCCGCTGCTGAACACCCGCGGCACCACCTGGCGCAAGCTGGATGAGGCGCAACGCAACGCCTGCGACAACGCCGACGCGGCCATCGCGCTGATGCTGGCCCAGCCGGCCATCATCAAACGCCCGCTGTTGGACGACGGCAAGGGCCATGCCCTGCTCGGCTTCAGCGCCGACGGTTATCAGCAATTTGTCTCCGAGGTCACAGCATGATTTGCCCGGTTATCGAACTGGCCCAGCAGTTGATCAAACGCCCTTCCCTCAGCCCGCATGACGAGGGTTGCCAGCAGCTGATGATCGACCGCCTGAAGGCTATCGGCTTTACCGTCGAAGCGATGGACTTCGAAGACACCCAGAACTTCTGGGCCTGGCGCGGCGAAGGCCAAACGCTGGCGTTTGCCGGCCATACCGACGTGGTGCCGACCGGCGACGAAAAGCGTTGGGACAACCCGCCGTTTGAACCGGCAATCCGCGACGGCATGCTGTACGGCCGCGGCGCGGCGGACATGAAAGGTTCGCTGGCGGCGATGGTGGTGGCGGCGGAGCGTTTTGTCGCCGCCAACCCCGATCACCGCGGCCGGCTGGCGTTCCTCATCACCTCCGACGAAGAGGCCAGCGCCACCCACGGCACCGTCAAGGTGGTGGAAGCGCTGATGGCGCGCAACGAACGGCTGGATTACTGCCTGGTCGGCGAGCCTTCCAGCACCGATCGCGTCGGCGACGTAGTGAAAAACGGCCGCCGCGGCTCAGTCACCGCCAACCTGCATATCCACGGCGTTCAGGGCCACGTCGCCTATCCGCACCTGGCGGATAACCCGGTGCACCGCGCCATGCCGGCGCTGAATGAGCTGGTGGCGATCGAGTGGGATCGCGGCAACGAATTCTTCCCGCCGACCAGCATGCAGATAGCCAACGTGCAGGCCGGCACCGGCAGCAACAACGTGATCCCGGGCGAGCTGTTCGTGCAGTTCAACTTCCGCTTCAGCACCGAGCTGACCGATGCGCTGATCAAACAGCGGGTGGAAGAGCTGCTGGAACGCCACCAGCTGAACTACAGCATCGAATGGCGCCTGTCCGGCCAGCCTTTCCTCACCGCGCGCGGCGCGCTGGTGGATGCAGTCGTCAACGCCGTCGAACATTACTCCGAAATTACGCCGCAGCTGCTGACCACCGGCGGCACCTCGGATGGCCGCTTTATTGCCCTGATGGGCGCGCAGGTGGTGGAGCTGGGGCCGGTCAACGCCACTATCCATAAGGTTAACGAGTGCGTGAACGCCTCGGATCTGCAGCTGCTGAGCCGCATGTATCAACGCATCATGGAGCAACTGGTCGCATGATCACCGACGAAATGCTGACCGGGCGCGCCACCGAGCATCTGGCGCCGCTGAGCGGCAGCCACCGGCTGCAGCCCGCCGCGGTAAGCGCTTTCCTCGCCATGCAGCAGGCGGCGCAGGCGGCGGGATTCGATCTGCAGCCCGCCAGCACCTTCCGGGATTTCGATCGGCAATTGGCGATCTGGAATGGAAAATTCTGCGGTGAGCGCCCAGTATTAGATAAGGACAGCAAGCCTATCGACATAGCGCCGCTGTCCGCCGCCGAGCGTTGCGAAACCATCCTGCGCTGGTCGGCGTTGCCGGGCGCCAGCCGCCACCACTGGGGCAGCGATCTGGACGTGTACGATCCATCGCTGCTGCCGGCAGGGCAAAAGCTGCAGCTGGAGCCCTGGGAATATGAGCAAGGGGGGTATTTCCATGCGCTCAATCTGTGGCTGACGGCGCATATGGCAGAGTTCGGCTTTTATCGCCCGTTCACCGAAGAAGGGGACGGCGTGGCGGTGGAGCCTTGGCATCTGAGCTACCGCCCGCTGGCGCAAGAGCTCGAACAGCGGCTGACGCCGGCGCTGCTGCTGGCGGCCTGGCGAGACAGGGAGGTTGCCGGTGCCGAATGGCTGCAAGGCCATTTGCCATCGATTTTTTCGCGTTTTATACGCAGTGAAGGAAAGGAGTGAATATGCAATGGTTAGCTGATTACTGGTGGATTATCCTGCTGGTGCTGGTCGGTATGATCGTCAGCGGCATCAAAGAGCTGCGCCGCGTTGACGTCAAAGGCTATCTGGCCGACAAACCCGAGTTGCCGCCGCACCGCGATAACAACGCCCAGTGGGACGACGAAGACGACTGGCCGAAAAAGAAATGACATCAGGGCGCTCCGGCGCCCTGAGTTTTATTTGAACGCGATGAGATCGCCGCGTTTGCCGAACATCGCTTCGTCCCAGTAACGCTGCGGCACGTAGTAATGCAGGCGCTCCAAGGCGTTGTTCATCATACCCTGATTAATCGCATGGCCCACGTCTTGCTCCACGTCCAGCGTGACATCAACGCCGTTGGCCCGTAACCTTTCCGCTGCGGCCTGAGCGTGCTGTACCGCGATCGTCGCATCCTGTTCGCCGTGGATAAGATGCACCACGGTTTCGCCCAACGCCTGTTCCGGCAAGTTGGCAAAGCGCCCGCTGAACGCCACTACCCGCCCGGCCAGCTCGGGTTGCGCCTTCAACGCCTCCAGCGCCATGATCGATCCCTGCGAGAAACCGACCAGCGCGGTGCCGGCGTAGCCTACGCCGCTCTGCCGCTGCCAGTAACGCACAATCTCGATGAACGTCGGCATCACCTCGGCGATGCGTTCCGCCCGATTCTCTTCGGTCACGCCCTGCACCGAGAACCACTGGCGGCCGTTGCCGGTGCCGAAGGCAGAGGGGCCACCGACGCTCACCACCAGCGCCTGCGGGAAATCCTTGGCGAAATAGCGGCCGATCTCCCCCATCGCCACCGGGTTGTCGCCCACACCGTGAAACAGCAGGATCAGCTGCGCAGCCGGCGTGGCCGGGCTTTGTACAACGAAATGCTCATGTTTCATCGATGACTCCTCGGATTATCAGAAATTCCGCCCGGCACACTGCGCCCCGGGCCACTGCCGCCCACTATACGCCGCTGAGAAATCAGGAAAATCGGGTTTTATTGAGCAACTTCTTCAATTTATTGCAACGATTGCGCCCAGTTGCGCCAATAGCGGCAATGTTGCTCATCAAACTGTTCCAACGCCTGCGCCGCTTCGTGCCGCCAGTGGCGCAACAGGGCCTTTTGGCCGCTGAGGCTGAACTGCGCCGCACACGCGGCCGCCGGCAGTTGCCGCTGCAGATGCATCCGCAGCGCCGGCAACGGCAGAACGCTGGCCAGCAGCAGCCGCTGCAGCGCCCCCAGGCTGGCCTCCAGCGGGCGATGGGCGAAGGCGAAACCGGCCAGTTCGCGCCAGTCCTCCTCCGCCAACTGCGGATCGCCGTCGTCGCCGGGGATCTCCAGCGGCAGATCGATGCGCTGCCGCAGCCAGCGCCAGTCGCGCGCCAGATGCTTGTGCGCCGCATGCCGCAGCGCCTCCCCCTGCTCGCTCAGCGGCAGAATGGCCATGGCGGTATAGCAGCCGCTGCTGGCCTCCGGCTTGCTGCCAATGCGCGCCAGCTCAAAACCGCAAGACTGCCAGAAGCGCCACAGCGATTCGGTATAGCCAAAACTGACCGAAAGAAAATCCAGCCCCTGCGTCTGTTGACGCTGTTCGTCGATCAGGCGGCGGGCAATGCCCTGCCTCCGCAGCGCCGGCAATACCGCAATGCGCGTTATGCGCCGCGAACGCAGCGTCGGCGCCCACCACTGGCCGCCGTGCGCCGCCAGCGACTGCGCCACCAGGTTGCCGCGCGGCCGCCGCCGCCCGGCCCAAACTTCATGCGCCAGTTCGGCGCTCAGGCCGCCCTCGTCCGCCAGCCACAGCGCGCCGACCACCTCGTGATCCGCCTGCGCCAGGGCAAAGTGCATGCCGGGCGCATCCATCAACCGCCGCAGGTCCAGCGGTGAGGTGCGGTAATGCGCGCTGCTCAACAAGGCATAAAAACGCGCCAGCCGCTGCGGCTCCGCGCACAGCTCCCGCTGTTCCGCCCGGCTGAAGCCAATCTGCTGCGCGGCCGCCCGCCATTCCGGCAGCTCATTGAACAGCAGCGCATGGTCTAACACACGTTCCAACGGATCGCCCTGCGCCCAGCGCATCGGCTGCTGCAGGCTCAGCGGCTGGAACGACGGCAGCCCGGCGCAGAACTTCAGCAAGAAACCGCGCCCGGTGCCTTCGTAACCCTGCACCGTGGTGGTCAGCAGCACCCGCGGGAAATAACTGACCAGCTGCTGCAACAGCGGGCCGGGAATGGCGGCCGCTTCATCCACCAGCAGCCACCCCACCTGGCTGACGCTCTGTTCGCGGCAGTGCGCCAACAGCGCATCGGGCGCCCAAAATTGCGCGCGCCCCTGCGCCCATTCAGTGGCGACGTCGGTGGCCGCCCGGCTCGGACCGGTTACCCAGCAGGTGAGCGGCGAATTCGCCACCAGCATGCCCGCCAGCGTTGACTTACCGCGGCCGCGCGCGGCGGTCAGCACCCAGATGCCAGAGGCCGCATTCAACAATTGGCTCAACAGCGCCTGCTGCTCGGCGGAAGGCCGCCCATCGGGCTGGCGCCAGGGCGCACGCGCCGGCAGCGGTGCGAGCGACAGCGCCTCGCCTTGCCGCCACAGCGTGACCTCGTCGTCGGCGGCCAAATGGCGCTGCAAATGCCGGATAAAGTGCGGTGTGGTGACAGGTTGCGGGCAATCGCTCCAGCGCAGGCTGTCGCCGTCCGGCAATTGGTGCCACTGCCGCCAGGGCGGGGCCAGCAGCAGCAGCCAACTGCCGGCGCGCAGGGTGCCCGCCAGCGCCGCCAGCGCCTCTACGTCAAGCCCCTGCGTGGCGTCGAACACCGCATGCAGCCGCTCCTGCCCCAACAGCTGGCGCACCGCGCCGCTCGCCATCGCCGCCACCCCGGCGGGCGGGTTGTCGCCGACCCACGGCCAATCGCCCGGCAGCGTTGCGGCCAGTCGTTGCGCCTGCTGTCGGCACCATTCAGGTTCACCGCTGAGCACCAGCAGCCGCCTGATGCCCTGCTGCTGCATAGGGTGTTGCATTGTCTGTAACATCAGAATCCAGACCTGAAAAAAATGCCGGAGTCAGGCTCCGGCATGGGGTGTATTAACGGGATGCGAAGGTGTTGCAGGTATTGGGGTCGCCGCTGTCAAAGCCCTGTTTGAACCAGGTATAGCGCTGTTGCGAGGTGCCGTGAGTAAAGCTGTCCGGCACCACGCGCCCTTGCCCCTGCTGTTGCAAACGGTCGTCGCCGATCGCCTGTGCGGCATTCAGCGCCGCCTGCAAATCCCCTTCTTCCAGCATCTGCTGTTTCTCGGCGTATTTGCCCCACACGCCGGCGAAGCAGTCCGCCTGCAGTTCCATCTTCACCGACAGGCGGTTAACTTCCGCCTGGCTGGCGCCCTGCTGCATCTGACGCACTTTCGGCTCGATGCCCAACAGGTTCTGCACATGGTGGCCCACTTCGTGCGCGACGACGTAAGCCTGGGCAAAATCGCCGCCGGCGCCGAGTTTGGTTTTCATGTCTTCGTAGAAGGACAAATCGATATACACCGTTTTGTCTCCCGGGCAGTAGAACGGCCCCATCGCCGCCTGGCCGGTGCCGCAGTTGGTGCGCGTTACGCCGCGGTACATCACCAGCTTGGGCGGTTGATAGGTTTTGCCCATGCGCTGGAACACTTCTTTCCAGTTATCTTCGGTTGACGCCAGCACCACCGAAGTAAACTTGGCCAGCTCATCGTCCTTCGGACTGATATTGGCGCTCTGCTGCTGGCTCTGGCCGGTGACGTCACCGCCGCTCAACAACGGCGACAGATCGATGCCGTAATAGCCGGCCACCAGCACCACCACCACAAGGACGATGCCGCCCTTGCCGCCAATCGGCGGACGGAAACCGCCGCCGCCACCCAGACCTGAAGACTGCCCGCGACGATCCTCAACATTGTCACTTTCCCGACGCCCTTGCCAACGCATAAGTAAACTCCAGATTAGGTTTTTAGTAATCGTAGGAAACTCGCCCACTGATTGCCATTATAAATGGTCAGCGGCACGGGGAATGTAGAATTTTTCTGGAAATGCGAGGGGGATGATGACGGAGCGGCCCGAACGGACAGCTCCGTATGGCGGCGGGAGGCTTAGTCCAGCTGCACGCCGATGCGGCGCGCCACTTCTTCATAGGCTTCGATCAGGCCGCCCAGGCTTTGGCGGAAACGGTCTTTGTCCATCTTGTCCAGGGTGTTTTTGTCCCACAGGCGGCTGCCGTCCGGCGAAAACTCATCGCCCAGCACCACTTCACCGTTGAACAGGCCGAACTCCAGCTTGAAGTCCACCAGGATCAGGCCCGCATCATCGAACAGCTTGGTCAACACGTCGTTAGCCTGGTAGCTCAGCTCACGCATGCGCGCCAGATGCGCTTTGCTCACCCAACCGAAGGTTTCGCAGTAGGATTCGTTGACCATAGGATCGTGCATCGCGTCGTTTTTCAGGAACAGGTCAAACAGCGGCGGGTTCAGCACCAGGCCTTCTTCAATGCCCAGACGCTTCACCAACGAACCGGCGGCGCGGTTGCGGATCACGCATTCGACCGGCACCATGTCCAGCTTCTTCACCAGCACTTCGTTGTCGGACAGCAGGCGCTCCATCTGGGTCGGGATGCCGGCTTCTTCCAGTTTGCTCATGATGAAATGGTTGAACTTGTTGTTCACCATGCCTTTGCGATCGAACTGCTCAATGCGCTGACCATCCAGTGCTGACGTATCGTTGCGGAACTCCAACACCAGCAGATCGGGGTTTTCGGTGGTGTAGACGGTTTTTGCCTTTCCGCGATACAACTCAGCTAACTTTTGCATCTTACATACTCCAATAAAGAATTGTTTTAAAAACGCTTCAACACACAGGTGTGATATACCCAAAATAATTGGAGTTACAGCAAGGCGGCAAGGGCAGGAATCCCCGGGAGCTTACTCAAGTAAGTGACTGGGGTGAGTGCACGCAGCCAACACAGCTGTAGCTTCAAGAATGATGGGTATATTGTGCCAAACCTGCGACGCAAACGATACCGTACTGGCAAAACAAAAAGGGGCCGCGGCCCCTTTTTCGTTATTTAACGCTGGTTTTACTGAACGCGGACTGGAATGCCGCCACCAGCGCGTCGTTTTTCGACTGGGCCAGCGGCTTGCCCTTAGGATCGATAAATTGCAGGCTGGTGCGGTTGTTCAAGTCACCGACCTGCAGCTTGTAATCCCCTTCGGTCAGCTCAGGATCTTTAACGCCCAGGGCGTCCCAATCGCTGCTGCTCGGCGCTTTATAGGTAACGGCGACGGTGCCCTGCGGACGGCTGCGGTCCCCCACTTTCATCCCCAGTTTCTCCAACGCCGCCGGCAGGCGATCCCACACCACGGTGTAAGGGCCGCGCACCACCAGC is drawn from Serratia entomophila and contains these coding sequences:
- a CDS encoding ArsC family reductase, giving the protein MTLTMYGIKNCDTIKKARRWLEEQGVAYQFHDYRADGLDERLLRGFVERLGWEPLLNTRGTTWRKLDEAQRNACDNADAAIALMLAQPAIIKRPLLDDGKGHALLGFSADGYQQFVSEVTA
- the dapE gene encoding succinyl-diaminopimelate desuccinylase, with amino-acid sequence MICPVIELAQQLIKRPSLSPHDEGCQQLMIDRLKAIGFTVEAMDFEDTQNFWAWRGEGQTLAFAGHTDVVPTGDEKRWDNPPFEPAIRDGMLYGRGAADMKGSLAAMVVAAERFVAANPDHRGRLAFLITSDEEASATHGTVKVVEALMARNERLDYCLVGEPSSTDRVGDVVKNGRRGSVTANLHIHGVQGHVAYPHLADNPVHRAMPALNELVAIEWDRGNEFFPPTSMQIANVQAGTGSNNVIPGELFVQFNFRFSTELTDALIKQRVEELLERHQLNYSIEWRLSGQPFLTARGALVDAVVNAVEHYSEITPQLLTTGGTSDGRFIALMGAQVVELGPVNATIHKVNECVNASDLQLLSRMYQRIMEQLVA
- a CDS encoding M15 family metallopeptidase, with amino-acid sequence MITDEMLTGRATEHLAPLSGSHRLQPAAVSAFLAMQQAAQAAGFDLQPASTFRDFDRQLAIWNGKFCGERPVLDKDSKPIDIAPLSAAERCETILRWSALPGASRHHWGSDLDVYDPSLLPAGQKLQLEPWEYEQGGYFHALNLWLTAHMAEFGFYRPFTEEGDGVAVEPWHLSYRPLAQELEQRLTPALLLAAWRDREVAGAEWLQGHLPSIFSRFIRSEGKE
- a CDS encoding YpfN family protein, which produces MQWLADYWWIILLVLVGMIVSGIKELRRVDVKGYLADKPELPPHRDNNAQWDDEDDWPKKK
- the ypfH gene encoding esterase: MKHEHFVVQSPATPAAQLILLFHGVGDNPVAMGEIGRYFAKDFPQALVVSVGGPSAFGTGNGRQWFSVQGVTEENRAERIAEVMPTFIEIVRYWQRQSGVGYAGTALVGFSQGSIMALEALKAQPELAGRVVAFSGRFANLPEQALGETVVHLIHGEQDATIAVQHAQAAAERLRANGVDVTLDVEQDVGHAINQGMMNNALERLHYYVPQRYWDEAMFGKRGDLIAFK
- a CDS encoding tRNA(Met) cytidine acetyltransferase TmcA, yielding MLQTMQHPMQQQGIRRLLVLSGEPEWCRQQAQRLAATLPGDWPWVGDNPPAGVAAMASGAVRQLLGQERLHAVFDATQGLDVEALAALAGTLRAGSWLLLLAPPWRQWHQLPDGDSLRWSDCPQPVTTPHFIRHLQRHLAADDEVTLWRQGEALSLAPLPARAPWRQPDGRPSAEQQALLSQLLNAASGIWVLTAARGRGKSTLAGMLVANSPLTCWVTGPSRAATDVATEWAQGRAQFWAPDALLAHCREQSVSQVGWLLVDEAAAIPGPLLQQLVSYFPRVLLTTTVQGYEGTGRGFLLKFCAGLPSFQPLSLQQPMRWAQGDPLERVLDHALLFNELPEWRAAAQQIGFSRAEQRELCAEPQRLARFYALLSSAHYRTSPLDLRRLMDAPGMHFALAQADHEVVGALWLADEGGLSAELAHEVWAGRRRPRGNLVAQSLAAHGGQWWAPTLRSRRITRIAVLPALRRQGIARRLIDEQRQQTQGLDFLSVSFGYTESLWRFWQSCGFELARIGSKPEASSGCYTAMAILPLSEQGEALRHAAHKHLARDWRWLRQRIDLPLEIPGDDGDPQLAEEDWRELAGFAFAHRPLEASLGALQRLLLASVLPLPALRMHLQRQLPAAACAAQFSLSGQKALLRHWRHEAAQALEQFDEQHCRYWRNWAQSLQ
- the ypfJ gene encoding KPN_02809 family neutral zinc metallopeptidase; the protein is MRWQGRRESDNVEDRRGQSSGLGGGGGFRPPIGGKGGIVLVVVVLVAGYYGIDLSPLLSGGDVTGQSQQQSANISPKDDELAKFTSVVLASTEDNWKEVFQRMGKTYQPPKLVMYRGVTRTNCGTGQAAMGPFYCPGDKTVYIDLSFYEDMKTKLGAGGDFAQAYVVAHEVGHHVQNLLGIEPKVRQMQQGASQAEVNRLSVKMELQADCFAGVWGKYAEKQQMLEEGDLQAALNAAQAIGDDRLQQQGQGRVVPDSFTHGTSQQRYTWFKQGFDSGDPNTCNTFASR
- the purC gene encoding phosphoribosylaminoimidazolesuccinocarboxamide synthase, producing MQKLAELYRGKAKTVYTTENPDLLVLEFRNDTSALDGQRIEQFDRKGMVNNKFNHFIMSKLEEAGIPTQMERLLSDNEVLVKKLDMVPVECVIRNRAAGSLVKRLGIEEGLVLNPPLFDLFLKNDAMHDPMVNESYCETFGWVSKAHLARMRELSYQANDVLTKLFDDAGLILVDFKLEFGLFNGEVVLGDEFSPDGSRLWDKNTLDKMDKDRFRQSLGGLIEAYEEVARRIGVQLD